The genomic segment ttattttattttttttttaactcgaACTCGAACCAACCCGAAAACTCCCAACTCGAACACGAATCCATATAACCCGACTCAACTCATCTAACCCGTCTAAtccgaattttattttttttttaattttttttttaaaaagttaatgaaaaaaattaataacaaataaaaaaataataataatattttaatttaaatacataataacaaaatattcgatttaaatttaaaattttaatagtataaaattaaaaataaatttactaaatcaaataaaaaattattaaaaaataaaaatttacaaaataaatattaaatgatgaaaatttatcatataaatatacaataaattttgttcaaaatataggtaatattttcaaaaaaaaaagttcgcGGGTCAACATGCGACCCAACCCGACTCAACCCGAAATCTGTCTAACATAACACTAACCCGAACccacccaacccgaacccgaaaaaccccAACCCGAATCTGATTTTTTTCGTATTGATTCATGTCGGGTTGACGGGTCGTGTcgcattttgacacccctaatTTTTAATCTTCACTTTTAACACTAATAATAATATGACTAAATTACTTTATTTTTCATCTTTTCCTTTCTATTTTCAGATATataattgatattttttaaattttagtcatattttatttattttttatattatcaattaatttataattttttagtttattaattgatatttttttcaattataattatatcaatattTTCACCGATATATATTCATTTCATATTAGACATTGATAATTTtctaaattggaaaaaaaaaattgataatgaGAACAAAATATGTTGTTCCCTTCTAAATTTTACTAATTTCAAtctcaaaattatttgaaggaATATGCTTTGAAATTCAATTATgtgtaaatttaatttaatggcGTGATTGATTGATTTTGTTCCAATTCCGACCCCGAAACTGATTAGGGTTTCTTTACATATCCGAGAATCGAAGGTTTCTTCTCTAAATTGACTACTATGAGTTTCTCCTTTGATTTTAAGTCGAAATCCCAATCCAATCGCAAAAAACAGGCGAGGTCCGCCGTCTTAGCGGATGACCCACCACCCACATCAGCCGCCGCCGGAAACTATATAAGGGAATTCGATCCCGCCGAAGCTCCACCACAACCTCAGCCCAAAGTCAAAACTATTGCCCCTATTCCCAACCAATGGCGCCCAACGAAGAAACTGAAAAACCTCCCCAATCTCCCTTCGCTTTCTCAATCCAACGGTTCAGATTCGTCCCTCCAGTTCGAGGTTGATGATCGACCCAATTCCGAAGCCGCCGACAACTCGATGGCTTATGGACTTAATATCCGCCAGGCACCTGCTGTCGATGATCGTGGTGGATCGATATCAGATTTGGAGTTGAGAAGGTTGAAAGAGGACTTGGAGAAGCTACCGGAGGATGCTGGGATGGACGACTTTAGGGATGTGCCAGTGGAAGGGTTTGGTTTGGCGTTGCTGTCGGGGTATGGGTGGAAAGAGGGCATGGGAATAGGGCGTAATGCAAAGGAGGATGTAAAAGTTTTGGAGGTTATGAAAAGGACGGGGAGAGGGGGATTGGGATTCACTGAGGAGTTCAGTGAGAATCGAATTGAAAGTAACGGTAAAGGTGCTGCAAATCTCGGGAATGCAAATGTGAAGCAGGATAAAATGAGGGATGAAACAGAAAAGAAAAGATTAAATATTGGGAAAGAGGTGAGAATAGTGAGTGGCAGGGAAATAGGAATGAAAGCTAAGGTTGTTGAGGTGAGGAGAAGTGGAGAGATACTGGTTTTGAGACTCTCAGGAAGCGAGGAGAaggtgaaaattcaaagcaaggATGTGGCAGAATTGGGTTCTGCGGAAGAGGAGAAATGCTTGAGAAATTTAAAGGAATTGAAGATTAAAGAGGAAAAGGTTTATATAGGGAAAGGACATAGGAATTCTATGAGGAAGACGAGTCATGAAGACGAAAAAATGGTCAACGAGAGAGTGAATTGGCTGATGAATCACATAAGGGTTAGAATTATAAGGAAGGATTGGAAGGGTGGGAGATTGTTCTTGAAAAAAGGAGTGGTGGTTGATGTTGTGGGGCCAGGAATGTGCGACGTTTCTATGGATGAGAGCAGAGAGTTGATACAAGGAGTGGAACAAGAATTCTTGGAAACTGCTCTTCCAAGACGTGGGGGCCCAGTGCTTGTTTTGTGTGGTAGACACAAGGGTGTGTATGGTACTCTGTTAGAGCATGATTCGGAGAAGGATACGGGTTTAGTTCGTGATGCGGATACACATGAGATGCTTAATGTGAGGCTTGACGAAATTGCTGAGTACACGGGAGACCCAAGTGATATTGGCTATTGAGTTGCTTCAGTTTCATGGCTGTAGTGTTTGCTTGATGGATGGTTGTTGGACCTTAAGGTACCAATTAATCCTTGCTCATATGCCAGTTATTACACGTTAGCAAATGCTTGTTCCTTTGGGGTAGTTTCTTTACATCCAGTTGCTTTTAATGATTTCATTGAGTTTGAGAACTTCTTAGACAATGATCACAAGAAGTGCACATCCATTTTCTGTTGAACTGCAGTTTTCACTGTTATCGTCACTATTGCGCGAGAAATATGATAAGTCCTGCTTTCTTATGATGCTATGGGCCTATCGACTAATTTCCACAAGTTCCGATTTCACAACTAGCTTTGAGAATCCTAGCTGCACTTCATTTCTCGGACGGAATTTAACGGAGTGCACGACTTGTTGGTTCTTGCAGGTGGGTTAGAGCTTACTAGTGGCTCCAAGTTTCCCATGTACTTGCTGTACTGGACTACTATCACTCTCCAGTATTTACACTGCAAACGCTAAGTGTACTTGTAATTAACGGTGAGTTGCGTTTTGCACATTTGGCAATGTTGTATGTTTCCCTGAGGATGGGGTCATTAAATAGTTCATCTGTTCAAGAAACTGACAATTTCATTTTATCATGTAATGACAGTTTTGGTTGCAACCTATGCAATTCATAGTTCCAAGTCTTTAAATACTAGTTTGGATACACATCTCGTTAGTATTATTACGAATGCTATTTCAATAGAGATTCTGAGATTTTTTTTCCGTTCTGGAAtgttatcataataatatattCTTTTTTGTGGATAGGTCTCGTGTGAAACAAGATTGATCCGATTTATGTAGTGAAAGTTAATATTTttacataatatttttttcacggATCATTCGGATAAGAaactgatttgacaaaattaattaaaagaccGTTATGCTTATATTATATTTGTATGTGTATATAGTATATAGAGGTATATCGTTGAACATGCAAATTTGTGGTAGTATGATGATTTTTTTCCTTACGCGTCCAAGTATTAAAGTATCTTTTAGCTTTGTGTAGCTACGCTGACTATAAACTatgcaataaatttgaaaagatACCAGAATgttcatttttatatatttcgcTCAAAATTATTGAACCGAAATTTTCGAATATGAGAGAAAATTGGATTCATAGTTGGGGCCACCGACTTCCTTTGACGTATTTTCCTGTTATATGCAAAAATTCAACCCTACCAAGAAAATAAATCTAgaagttatttatttttttacgtAGTAATTTGATGTGTAATGTACAAAAATATCCCTCTTCTTGTTGGATACAGCATCCACATTTGATTTATTGACGTTTGACTAATATTTCTATTTAATCCTAAAAATATTCGATAATTTAATATTATCTGTTAATAATTTTCATTTCAAAACATCCAATCGATACAATATCCAGATATCATAACCGTTATTTACCAAAAACTACCACATTCTGAAATGAAAGCCGGCATACTCCCAATTATGAGTTGATTTTACTCTAATTTTGCTGCTTGTTTGTGAATACTAGTACTTTAACATCTTAACTTAATCAAAACAATGTAAGTTTAGCAAAATAATTTTCCTAAATAAATCTTAGTTGTCTAAAAGAGGTTTGAATTCATTTTACAACCGGGATTTAAAGTAGGTCCCAAAATGGGCTTTGGCCTTAAAATGAGCCTAGTTTCATACTTCATCTTCACTGCTCTCTACAACAATAAAAGCTTTCTT from the Primulina eburnea isolate SZY01 chromosome 3, ASM2296580v1, whole genome shotgun sequence genome contains:
- the LOC140825095 gene encoding protein MOS2-like, with the protein product MSFSFDFKSKSQSNRKKQARSAVLADDPPPTSAAAGNYIREFDPAEAPPQPQPKVKTIAPIPNQWRPTKKLKNLPNLPSLSQSNGSDSSLQFEVDDRPNSEAADNSMAYGLNIRQAPAVDDRGGSISDLELRRLKEDLEKLPEDAGMDDFRDVPVEGFGLALLSGYGWKEGMGIGRNAKEDVKVLEVMKRTGRGGLGFTEEFSENRIESNGKGAANLGNANVKQDKMRDETEKKRLNIGKEVRIVSGREIGMKAKVVEVRRSGEILVLRLSGSEEKVKIQSKDVAELGSAEEEKCLRNLKELKIKEEKVYIGKGHRNSMRKTSHEDEKMVNERVNWLMNHIRVRIIRKDWKGGRLFLKKGVVVDVVGPGMCDVSMDESRELIQGVEQEFLETALPRRGGPVLVLCGRHKGVYGTLLEHDSEKDTGLVRDADTHEMLNVRLDEIAEYTGDPSDIGY